In the genome of Cytophagia bacterium CHB2, one region contains:
- a CDS encoding DUF4097 domain-containing protein, with protein sequence MKTSFSKIVLCALVLLLADGQAGELRERFEKSYALARGGSFTLDNTNGAVHIVAWDRNEVKIEAEKVAHARREEDAQKLLEATEIVVRQGSNSVDVKTRTPRSKDYGDSFWSWVFGSGNGGVAVTYWISIPKDVDVKIETVNGQINVREISGRIELETTNGGIEVDEAEGSVSAATTNGKIRVALAKVTPSETMNFETTNGGITAEFPSDFSANISARTTNGKVNCEFPLVMQGRFGRNELEGKIGSDGGRVYLRTTNGSISILKRS encoded by the coding sequence ATGAAAACCTCCTTTTCCAAAATCGTATTGTGCGCCCTGGTTTTGCTGCTGGCGGATGGGCAAGCGGGTGAATTGCGTGAGCGTTTTGAGAAAAGCTATGCGCTCGCGCGCGGCGGCAGCTTCACATTGGATAATACCAACGGCGCGGTGCATATTGTCGCATGGGATCGCAACGAAGTAAAGATTGAAGCGGAAAAAGTCGCGCATGCCCGGCGCGAAGAAGATGCGCAGAAACTGCTGGAAGCCACCGAGATTGTCGTGCGACAGGGCAGCAATTCTGTTGATGTAAAAACGCGCACCCCGCGCTCCAAAGACTACGGCGATAGTTTCTGGAGCTGGGTGTTTGGCAGCGGCAACGGCGGCGTCGCGGTGACCTATTGGATTTCAATACCCAAAGACGTCGATGTCAAAATCGAAACCGTCAACGGCCAGATCAATGTGCGCGAGATTTCCGGGCGCATTGAATTGGAAACCACCAATGGCGGTATCGAAGTCGATGAAGCAGAAGGCAGCGTCTCTGCGGCCACCACCAACGGCAAAATTCGCGTCGCGCTGGCAAAGGTCACGCCCTCGGAAACCATGAACTTTGAAACCACCAATGGCGGCATCACGGCGGAATTTCCGAGTGATTTCAGCGCCAACATCTCGGCGCGCACGACAAATGGCAAGGTGAATTGTGAGTTTCCGTTGGTGATGCAAGGCCGCTTCGGACGGAACGAATTGGAAGGAAAAATCGGCAGCGACGGCGGCCGGGTCTACTTGCGCACCACCAACGGCTCAATTTCGATCCTGAAAAGATCCTGA